In Flavobacterium sp. 83, the genomic window GTGTTTCCAGTGCGAGCTCTGGGCTTCCAGGTGCAGGATATTGAACGTCAAAAAGCGCCTGAGGAAAACCTCCAAAATCATGAATCGTTTCGGGTTTTTGCATTGCCGTTACAAAAGTACCTTTGGTTTCCCAATGAGCTGATATACATAGAATAGCCCTTGGTTTAGGCAATGTTTTTGCCATTTGCTGAAAACCTTGAGTAAAACTGTTATCTGCAAGGGCATTCATAGGATTACCGTGTCCAAGAAAAAGTACAGGCATCCTTTCGGTAGGACCAAAAGCATCGGTGGCTGTTTTAAGGGAGTTGAGCTGCATTGCTGCAGCTCCCAGTGGTAAAATAGCCATGGTTTTAAGAAAATCTTTTCTATCCATTTTTTTTGCTTTTTTTATTTACCTAATATTTGATTCATGTAAGATTGATTATCCCAAAAAAGATATTCTTCTTGCATTACACCGTTTTCCCAAACTCCAATAGTTGCCATTGGTAATTTAAATTTCTTACCTGTAGGCTGTATAAAAGTACCATCACCTGCGGGCATAGGTTGTGTAAATGTACCTTCCATATAACCCATTACGGCAGTAATATTGCCTGAGCCAATTTTAAATGGATGTTCTTTAATACGGGTGTCTGGAGCATATACAAACATCGCATCAAGAGTTTTGATATGCTGCTCTAGTCCCACCTCAGTATGACCGTCAGGAAAGTGTACCTTAATATTTTTTGCATGGCTTTCGTGCAAACGTGTAAATTCATGATTACTGAAAACTATATAGTCTAAAGTGTCAAAAGTTTCAAGATGTTTCGCTACTTGAGCGTTAGCAGCGGTAAGCTCTTTAATTTGTTTTACCAATGATGCTTTATCTTCTTTTTTTTGTGCAAAAGCGGTTGTAGTCACGGCTGTAAAAATAAGGATTGCACCAGTTACCTGTCTTGTAATTGAATTTTTCATAATATATCATTTTTTATAATGCAAAGTTGGGACTTAATGACAAGGTTGGGGTAACACTTTTCGGAAGAAAGGTTGTGTTTTTAGGAAAGCTGCTTCTGAATTTCTTCCCTGAACTCTGTTGGAGTCAATCCTGCTTTACGTTTGAAGGCATGGGTAAAATACGTTTTTTCATTAAAACCAAGTTCATACCCTATGTCAGCTATATTTTTATCGGTGGACATCAGAAGATTCTTAGCCTCAGTAAGTTTGCGGATTTCGATAATTTCCGTGACGCTTTGCTGTAAGATATTTTGGCAAATCAGGTTTAGGTTACGCGAGGACATAAAAAGTTTATCTGCATAAAAATTTACATCTTTAGGTTCTTTATAATGTTCTTCCAATAATCGTAGGAAATTTTTAAAAGTGCTGCTTTGTATTTTTTTTGACTCATCATCGTTCA contains:
- a CDS encoding ester cyclase; translation: MKNSITRQVTGAILIFTAVTTTAFAQKKEDKASLVKQIKELTAANAQVAKHLETFDTLDYIVFSNHEFTRLHESHAKNIKVHFPDGHTEVGLEQHIKTLDAMFVYAPDTRIKEHPFKIGSGNITAVMGYMEGTFTQPMPAGDGTFIQPTGKKFKLPMATIGVWENGVMQEEYLFWDNQSYMNQILGK